One Augochlora pura isolate Apur16 chromosome 10, APUR_v2.2.1, whole genome shotgun sequence DNA window includes the following coding sequences:
- the LOC144476460 gene encoding uncharacterized protein LOC144476460, which produces MVARATKGSADLTRKEIKEGSHILLEKLRKYKPKIAVFNGKLIYEVFSGKKEFGFGRQPNLVEGTNTYMWVMPSSSARCAQLPRAADKVPYYAALKKFRDYLKGEIPHLDESDIVFADSKLKKKDQDAIEDKKPGFCDDLMNEGDSRMTEVNGTVIKQEPNSQIPGKKKRGRPKKIKNPEDQPPPDPEKLDANGEVIKKRRGRPKKIHQQQKQQEREMREREQQQQQQQHQGMGHLGDGYGVVPNCFSPPKTFAHMAPYPQPMNDSGFYGQGMNDSPYNMNAKQSPVHLQHYSQSPKSMSLSFTHSDLSSEINTAISSENNLEPSPLTSPSVEHPDFEPPTSISQQNMSNDHRQYNPAGNGENQVHHGSPGTPSHPSYTSYMGYHEQASESHNPHPHQTTPTPLSQTTDEHSHHSHPTPPHTHPHTPTHSSMSPHHPHEQYGIKRNTGQDVASKSLSDLESLVDQIPSIADGGSQRLQHGHPGMNDDGSLAEKMDAHHQYLPGFAGMTNAGMSNYSPPLAPGGSIYPSSLHNSPNDGYGSLYNMNSRQHQESQQQQQQQQQHQQQQQQQQQQQQQQQQQQHSKLYTVENLASSNYTPSMNHGHPGNSYPNIIPGPHYPVPMGSTNGYLFSGLEPSLMQRTYGMGSMSGMGGMHPSLGHMANPYPYNGSYSSSFDAYPAPPAGIHAPSANYPGGYTSVGGSTPGTSTPPSYLPSHHRPPVDLAYDGV; this is translated from the exons GTAGCCACATTCTGTTAgagaaattacgaaaatacaAGCCGAAGATCGCCGTGTTCAACGGTAAGCTGATATACGAGGTGTTCTCGGGGAAGAAGGAGTTTGGATTCGGTAGACAGCCAAACCTGGTCGAAGGAACCAACACG tacatgtgGGTGATGCCATCGAGTAGCGCGAGATGCGCGCAGCTGCCCCGTGCAGCGGACAAGGTGCCGTATTACGCGGCATTGAAGAAGTTCCGGGATTACCTGAAAGGTGAGATCCCGCACCTGGACGAGTCCGACATCGTGTTCGCGGACTCGAAGCTGAAGAAGAAGGACCAGGATGCGATCGAGGACAAGAAGCCCGGGTTCTGCGACGATCTGATGAACGAGGGCGACAGCAGGATGACGGAGGTGAACGGGACGGTGATCAAACAGGAGCCGAACTCTCAGATACCGGGCAAGAAGAAGCGAGGCAGGCCGAAGAAGATCAAGAACCCGGAGGATCAGCCGCCGCCGGATCCGGAGAAGCTGGACGCGAACGGTGAGGTGATCAAGAAGCGTCGAGGACGCCCGAAGAAGATACACCAGCAACAGAAGCAACAGGAGAGGGAGATGCGGGAGCgggagcagcagcagcagcagcaacagcaccAGGGGATGGGACACCTCGGGGACGGTTACGGCGTGGTGCCGAACTGTTTCTCGCCGCCGAAGACGTTCGCGCACATGGCACCGTACCCGCAGCCGATGAACGACTCCGGGTTCTACGGGCAGGGGATGAACGACAGCCCGTACAACATGAACGCGAAGCAGAGCCCGGTGCACCTCCAGCACTATAGCCAAAGCCCGAAGTCGATGTCGCTCTCGTTCACCCATTCCGACCTTTCCTCGGAGATAAACACGGCCATCTCCTCGGAGAATAATCTGGAACCGTCGCCGTTGACCTCGCCGAGCGTCGAGCACCCGGACTTCGAGCCGCCCACCAGCATCTCGCAACAGAACATGAGCAACGACCATCGCCAGTACAATCCGGCCGGGAACGGCGAGAACCAGGTCCACCATGGGAGCCCGGGAACACCGTCCCACCCGAGCTACACCAGTTACATGGGTTACCACGAGCAAGCCTCGGAGTCTCATAACCCCCATCCCCATCAGACCACGCCGACGCCGTTGAGCCAAACCACCGACGAGCACTCGCACCATTCCCATCCGACTCCGCCGCACACGCATCCTCACACGCCCACGCACTCCTCGATGTCGCCGCACCATCCTCACGAGCAGTACGGCATCAAGAGGAACACGGGCCAGGACGTGGCGTCGAAGAGCCTCAGCGACCTGGAGTCCCTGGTCGATCAGATCCCGAGCATAGCCGACGGTGGTAGCCAGCGGCTCCAGCACGGCCACCCGGGCATGAACGACGACGGCTCCCTCGCGGAGAAGATGGACGCGCACCATCAGTATCTGCCGGGCTTCGCCGGAATGACCAACGCGGGAATGTCCAATTATAGTCCTCCGCTGGCACCCGGCGGCTCGATCTACCCGAGCTCGCTGCACAACTCGCCGAACGACGGCTACGGGTCCCTCTACAACATGAACAGCCGCCAGCACCAGGAatcgcagcagcagcaacaacagcaacaacagcaccaacagcaacagcagcagcagcagcaacaacagcagcagcaacagcagcagcagcacagCAAGCTATACACGGTGGAGAATCTCGCGTCGAGCAATTACACGCCGAGCATGAACCACGGACACCCGGGCAACTCGTACCCGAACATCATCCCCGGGCCGCACTACCCCGTGCCGATGGGCTCCACGAACGGATACCTTTTCAGCGGCCTCGAGCCCAGCCTGATGCAGCGCACCTACGGGATGGGCAGTATGAGCGGCATGGGAGGAATGCACCCGTCCCTCGGTCACATGGCCAATCCTTATCCCTACAACGGATCGTATTCTAGTTCCTTCGACGCGTATCCGGCACCACCGGCGGGTATACACGCGCCCAGCGCGAACTATCCTGGCGGTTACACGAGCGTCGGCGGCTCCACGCCGGGCACATCCACGCCGCCGTCTTACCTCCCGTCTCACCATAGGCCGCCGGTCGACCTTGCTTACGACGGTGTATGA